Within Antennarius striatus isolate MH-2024 chromosome 22, ASM4005453v1, whole genome shotgun sequence, the genomic segment CATTGATTGCTTTTGTTAATGTACAGATGATTTAATGTACTAACCATTATCTCTTCTTTCCTGTTATAGAAAATATTATAAAACACTTGGAGAGGTTTTTTTGATACAGGAAGTGCTTACATTTATACAAGAGtgctcattttacacacacaaacaagggtTGTTCAGTTGGTGTAAGCAGATACAAGCCACTGAAGTACAATTGATACTAATTATAGTCAGCAGTTAATGTTTTGTCTGTTGCAAAATACCTCTTAAATTTTTAAGAGATTTCTATTAAATCTGGATGGCTCTGGCAAGTTTTACATTAATCAAAAAGTTTTCTCCCTATAGAATTTGTTAAGTGTTATTTTTTACAGCAGTATTTCTACTTTTGTTGAGCTTTTGTACATATTCAATCTATGTCTCTATACTTTTGAATTTCCTAACTGCATCcaatttttctgtctgtgtatgtgCACTGTATATAAGTTGTTCATAGATTTCTCAATAAAAGTATTAATTGTAAGGATTTCTTCATCTAATCACTTGTTTATTCTGCTGAAATGATAAATGAGAAGGGAAGAAGCCAATTCCGCAATTGAAAGTACCACCAAGCATTGTTGTGTTTCACTCGATAATGAATTAGACCATGAGGAAATGCTTTCTTAGTCGATGCAAATTGGTTTGTCTTAAAGCATTGTTTAGTCATTCATGTGAGACGTGCATATTGACGACTAATTCATGCTCTCACTAGTAAACagtatttgtttgaaaaaaaggaTATTGGTATGACTCAAAGTTAATCTtataaaaagaaacagatgattACTTTAGAAATTCTTTTCTTGGAgttttgttgtggttgttgctgttttttcagCATCCAGAGACTGGATGTGATTATCCCGTTACAAAATAAGAGCGCCAATCGTTAAAGTTATAGCaaacatatattttgtttatcattatgaaaatttttttttttctttaagatgtctggcatcatccctgtggtcaggaaaccttaaaatGTGTGTTGCAGCAactcagtggtcacgtgggggtcATACGTCATCGGCGACACCTGTCGCGTCATCAGTCAGGTCTACCATTAGAACACAATACAATCACTGAAGCCATAAACCCGGTAAAgaacatggttacctgtgaggtgaatggttgttccaACAAAACAGGAGTTCAACACAAAGAAAGGAAcctatctttcttcaaaataccttctggaaagcttggaaagaaatagaaagcaaggataaacagggtaaaaatgaccaaagatccaaagatctgccatgagcacccggatgatttccaaagagatttgaaggtaagatagTTTTTGGAAAACCCATATTATTTATTccgaattcccaaggtttagtggataaataattaatgtctggagctactggagatattgtataaatgttttttgaccAGGCTATCCCGTGATTATGGTACTtgcgaaaagtaaacaaaaacaaaagtgatagacaTGTAATTTTACTGAGAAggtctgtgaaactgaaataaaacatacagcatgtcaggccctgatttTAGATGATATCGTGATAAATAGATGTGATACTGTCGGCTCGTTAAGTCGCTAGATGTATATTTACATAACggcgctgatatggattcaccgtAATTTTTACaattgcgtcacttccgctgtcatggcgcgctccataatttattatatattttgtttttctcagtcctcattgctcataaaaacataaaaatgccaccaagcctaATTAtctacttcaaatacagacctgatTCATTTTGACTCTACTGACCCTTTAATGAGTTGTCGAGTAGAATACAATGTCCGGTGtttataatgtaatttataatgCTAAATTACTTCGACGTTCTCCTGATGCCGTGGCATAAATcctgttcttcttctgttgccatggcaTAAATTAAAACAGCATAATTACCAGTAGTAGGACCATTCATATCCAAAATTCTaacgcccaacgtggggctcgaacccacgaccctgagattaagagtctcatgctctaccgactgagctagccgggcttgAAAGAACATTGACATCACTATGTATTTTACCGACAACATACGGGAAATATGATTTATGTATGAATTGATCAATGAGTTAAATTGATAAACATTCACATTTCTCTCAGTCAGAAAGTAAATACATTATTCCTGtacgtaaaaaaaacaaaaaaacaaaaaaaaacgattACATGGATGGAGATCACAAGTCTGTCCTCCAcacgcccccctcccctctccgtGTCAGTGGAGTGGGACAATCACTGTGAACGACCACTTCCGAACGACAGCTGgagaaataacagaaaacatGTCCCACAAAAAACTGCAGCATATATCGGGTGATGTGAGCAACCAGCGGAGCAGATCCGTGGCTGATTGTTTAGGTAAGAAGTAGTTTGGCAATTTGAAGAATATAAGAATGTATCTTctagtccagtggattgactttggatagccatgacctggataaatgagaacctAGACAGGTAAAAATGTAAACTTTTCAAATAAGTGCgttcatttgaaaaatatataagtatatattttttacctGTAGGTCTAAACGGTCCTCCATTCAAAGTAAATCTTATTCCACGTAGACCTTCACTTTTAAGTCTTCATTTCCAGAGACATTGAGTGGAAGTCATTACAAACCTTAATCATCTTATTCTGGTGGTTttctcaaaaggaaaaaaaaaaaaaagctaaagcCAATTTTTTCCTGATTCTGTGGACAAATTGTTTAAGCTCGTCTATCTatcaaatgttaaataattattttatttcatatttttgtgtgtgtgtgtgtatctattaTTTTTAATCAGTCATGTACAGTGACAGTTCCCAAGAATAATTCAGATTCCCATGAACAGTATTATTAGAAGTACTGTACTTTGATCAGTATAACCAGTGCATCTTGTTAATGTAAAAGCATAACAGTCTGCCAAGTTTTCTTATCTATCTCTGTTGCATTGCATTGATAATGCGATACGTCATGGGAGTTTGTAGCATGTCTGGAGAGGGGACACCCTGCGTGACTCTCAGGAGGTTTCTGTTAGTCACACACTTTTCCATTGGGACATTTTTGAATACATAATCTACAGCAGTTTCTTAAAGCTAAACTGGCAAATTTAGTCAAAATTTTGCTCAACACACAGAGGCATTTTGTCCTATGTTCTTTTAGAGAACTGTGATCCTGATCAGCATCAACGGTTTCCACGGGAACAGCCCCAAAGTGATTGGTCCTCCATTGGCTCCCGTCGTCCAGAACTAAGCTCGGCGGAGTTGTCCTCTCCAGATGCTTCTGTTCACCACTTCTACCACTACACACCGAAATGTTTTCTCACCATTCACAAAGGTGAATCTCACCGTCTGAAACCACTTAAAGTACTTTCAACAAGCGCAGCCACTACTGCTAAATTTCTTAAGAATCTGAGGGCAGAGCTGGGATCGTTGCTTTGCTGTGAGCTGAGACTCACGTGGGATCGTTGTATCACAGGTTAGTGTTTTCTCACAACTTGTGATCTGCGCCACAGGAAGAAGCACCTTGGCCAGGTCGACTCCATCACAGTGTGGAGATGAGGTTTGGCATGAAGGCACCACAAAGACCACAATCAGAGCTGTGAATGAGGTTGAGGCACACAGGGAAGCCAACAACTACAAGGTGGGTCACAATGGAGTCAAAGTGGCttgaggggaaaaaagtgaAGTTGATGTAAACGCTATGAATTTTAACTTAGGCTCAATTTTTGAGTCTACAATCTTTGACAAATGAACATGTACATGGAGATTTTTCAATCTTTTTGACAATTACATTACGCTCAATACCAATTTGTTTCATCCCTACTGACTCTTTTCATAATAGAAGACAATTAGGCAGATCCACTGAGTGTTTGcgtgtcctttttttaaaattcatttacaATTCggctactttaaaaaaaaaattatttacagtttGGCTTCAGGAAGTGGAAAGGCAATGTGACAGAAAGGCCCATTGAAGACCGATCAGACATCATCAAGGAGCTTTACTCTGATTTCACCATCATTAAGCACAGAGAAGGTTCGTTTCCTCTTTATACTTTAATCACATCGAAGCAGACTTATTATCATGCAGACAAACAGGAGGTAAACCTGTATTTGGGATTTCTCTTTCAGGCTCCCTGCTCACCTTTGGTAACATAGTTTACGTATTTTTATTTGGATGGTGGATTTCCTTCATCTACTTACTTGTGTGTCCTGTTATGTTTCTATCAATCCTTGGCATTCCTTACGGTATGTATCATAAAATCACTGCATCGTTTGAATATGGCCGTGTTCtctcaaatataaaattaacaCAATGTCCTTTTATTGTCTGCTTCTTTATTTGTAGGCAAACTTTGTTTAAAGATGGCGTGGTACTTTATTTGGCCATTTGGGAAGTCACTAGAAAAGGTAACGTGACGTACTGTGTCTCTCATTTTTGAGATGTTCGATATTtaagattgtttttgttttttttaggctgGAGATGTACACAAGAGATCAACTTTGAGACATCCCAGGTGTGAGATTATTCCAGAAGAACAGAAAGATGACCAAGAAGGTAAAGACCCCATCAGGAACCAAGACTCTGACCCCCTTCTGAAGTTTTCGCCTGTCCCCATTGAGCTGCCCATCCCAGAAACACCAGCGAGAAAAACTTCAAATCATTGGGTAAGAAATTAAGATCATCCTTTATCATTTGGTACCATgatgaaacatttgaaatattcTTTATCCTGCTCTGCAGTGTCACATCAGTACTTATGTTTGGTTGTTACTGGGCTACCCAGTACTGGCTGGGGTCCACTGTCTGGCCTGCATCCTCTCCTGGATGCTGGTCTTCACCATACCAGTAGCCAAAATGAACGCCCGCACACTGACCACCATATTCCTCTTGGCACCAGAGGACATTCAAATCCACAGGCTGGAGAAGGTACACCGTCATTTTCTTTAAAGTttctatgctgatgatgatattcttttttcttcttaatataGTCTACAAATGTTAGCATTAAATGTTCCAGTGAGTAAATTTCCCAAGTTAACATCTTTTCCTTAAaaagttggtttaaaaaaaccttGACTTAGATAGTACATAGTTTTGTCtgctttcatttctttgtctgattttgatcattttttcaTGGAAAGTTTTAGTtgtgaatttttacattttgtggaAAGGCTCTGATCTAGGActtaaaaaccaacaacaacataatttgtgaaatgtcatttttcatgAATAACTCTTCCAAATTGTaggctatatacagtatgtatggcTGACTAACTAGATGCCACTGTTTACTcataaaaaaagttgtgttgttTACACCTTTCTAACTTGTTCTGTCTTGCAGACTCGTGGGTATGAGTCCAGAGTCATCTTATGCTGTTATCAAGCTTCCAATGTGTATTACTACAAATACACCGTTCAAGGAATCAACATTTTCGCTCTCAGTATCCTTGTTCTTGTTGTAGTTACCGTCGTGTCAAGGTGCTGTTGTGTGCCACAGGTGTGCTTGGGTAACAAAGCACCGTCCACATTTGTTCTCCTTAAATCTGCATTTTTCTGCAGATCTACTTCCCCTTGTATTAATCACTCTGATTATTGGCTATACTGACCATGGAAACAACTTCAGTACTGAAACCAAGTTTGCCACAGCCATCACCTCGATCATCCCTCTCTCCTATTACATTGGCATGGGTATCGCcaggtatttttattttaaatgtatatgcaTCCCTGTCCGATGGTTGGATCTTCCGCCAATTCCATAGAATTCAGCAGTACACGACATATACTGAACGGTTTTATTGATAACTGTACATATTCCTGTAGCATTTCTGCACAAAGTAACTTTGCGGTGGGAGCGGTGGTGAACGCCACATTTGGCTCCATTACGGAGATGGCCTTCTATATCACGGCGCTGCTGCGGGGACAACAGGCCGCCACCAAATGTTACGAAGAGGTCGTCAAAGCAGCACTGACCGGGACCTTGCTCGGGTGTATACTGTTCATACCTGTGAGTTCTTCAAAAGGACAAAAAATAGCCCTTGTCCTGATGACTCTCTGAACTTTCCCCGTGTCTCTTCCATAGGGTATCTGCATGATCATTGGGGGCATTAAGCACAGGGAGCAGCGATTTAACGTTCGTTCGGCCGGAGTGAGCTCTGCTCTGCTCTTCATATCCGTAGGAGGTGTGTGCTTTACAGTAGCCTCAAACCGGGCCAGAGATACCAGGAGTTTTTTGGTTTCAGTCCAACCCATTCCTGTGGAATCTTAGGAATGAATCGAGggcatttctaaaaaaaatgaccACAAATATTCAATATTCAGGAATGAAATGATACGAATTCCGCACCAAGCAGAACTCTTAACTTGTGCTGTACTACTATCCCCAGGGGTGTTTGCTCCCACACTCTTCTCAAAGACCTTCGGTAATCTAGTGTGTGAAAGCTGCACCAATATTCCAGGCAATGCCAGCGTGCCGTTCATTTGCAAGGATTGTCATTACGAAACAGTAGGTTGCGCGATTTAATGGAAGTCATGAGTGTAGTTTTTTATGTAAAGAGtttgaaaatgagatttttaaccttaatttttttgtctttgttttcggCAGAGTCAAGCTGACCCACATTTGATTCTGTCCCAAACTGAGTAAGTCTCTGCTACACATGGATGTATTTTGACAGTGACAGTACTTTGAACTGTAAAATGCCCTCAGGCCCCTGGTCTACACAATTTCCGTGCTGCTTCCTGCTGCATACCTGATTGGCCTAATTTTCACCTTGAAGACCCACTCCCACATCTACGACATCCATATCAGCGATGACCCAGCAGGTCTTGTACATAGTCAGCAGGCGCCAGTGAGCGCCAGTGCCTCTCAGCCGCCTGGTGAGGTCCCCGCTGGCCGTCTCCTGGAAGCTAATTCGTGCATCAATGCCAGAATTATTGCCACTGACCAGCCAGTCGCCACAGGTGTTGTGTACcttgaaagagagagagagagaaagagagacattaTAAATTAATTGTAAAGCTTTATGAATCAACAATGCATCCGATTGTTACCTACAGGCCATCATGTGGTGCACTGGTCCCGAAGGAGAGCTCTGGCAGTGCTGATTGTTGCCACAGTGTTGATGGCATGTTGTGCTGATCTCAGCACGGAGAACATCGAACCCTTGTTGAACCATTCTTCAATCTCTCAGGTACAATATTATGTCTTCTGTATAACAAAGCatgaaaatatacagtatgttatattGGTTATTTGTTTGTAACATATTAATGTGTATTAGAGCTCCAAAATACCAATAAATTGATTTcagaaatacaaaagaaaaaaagcttttacGGAACCTCGTATGTTTCTGTGTTTAGATAAAACCAGATCGAATTGTCCACCTtggtgtgtgtctttgcattTCTTGCAGTACTTTATTGGTGTTACTTTGTTGGCTATGGTACCAGAGCTTCCTGAGATTGTCAATGGGATCCTGTTTGCATTGCAGAACAACATCAGCCTCAGGTACAGCGATCCTTCTGTTTTTGGTGCATCATTTTTAGCAACCGCCTGAATTTTGATAAAAGCCAAACTTCAGTTTTGAACAACAATCGATCTGTCACAATTCATAATAAGTAAATTACATAAATGTGAGGTCATTTTGCTCATTTATGAGTCATTGAAAgggaatgtattttaattgtggTCCTTCAGCCTTGAGGTGGGCAGCTGCATCGCTGTGCAGGTCTGCATGATACAGATTCCACTGCTCGTACTCTTCAATGCCTTCTATGTAAGCACCcagtgttttttcctttttgtgctTAGTGGATCTCCTAATACATcgcaaaaatttaaaattaaaataatgaatcaaaATTTTTTCCCCAGGATGTTGGATTTGTGCTTGTGTTCAGTGACATTCACCTCTGGGCCAGCATCTTCAGTGTCATCCTGGTTAATTACATCTTCATGGATGGAAAATGTGACTACTTTCAAGGTAAGCCTGTATTTCCCCACATCAGAAATTAACATGTCAGAGACCAACAGAGAATTATCATACATGAGGTGACAAAAATATGTAGACTATAATCAGCTATGTTCAATTTGCAGGCACTGCCCTGGTGGTGGTCTACCTCATCCTTTTGGCCCTTTACTTCTTTGCTCCTTCTCCACACTCTTGTTGATCTCCTTTCCAAGCAAATTACTAAAGGCTACAAAGTTGTTTGTAACCTTAGCCTTCATCCTAAGGTGGTTTGTTCAGGGGGTAGATGAAGAATAAGACTGTGTTCTGAAATCTCACCATGGAATTATATGATTTTGTTAATTATACTGAGAATTTGGAAGTTCTGGCTGTcgtaaaaaatgtttattcccTCCCGCGTTTAAATGAATGTactattgtttctgttttatcaTGTGTGGCTTGTATTAGACATAATAAATGTCacttcattaatattttaaccaGTTCATCATTACCTACATTACTTTGAATTCCAAATCATGTATTTCTTTTGAGGAAATGTAAAATTAACcatatttcatttccatttgcTAAATTTTTATACCTTTTCCAAAGTTCACTTGTGACATCTTGGTGTATTTTGTATGCTTAAATAACAAGACGCATGGCATGCACGTTATGTAATTATAGACAGAAGCAGCACAAGCGTTTCATTCAGAAAAAGTTTCAAATGGGCAAACagaaaactatttacagaacacttTTATTAACAGTACTCAAATACAATATTCACACATGCTATCCTGTACAACATTTTCTCAGTCACCTTCAAAACTATGTCTGAAAGTTAAGGGTCACGGATGTTAATATAAAAAGCAGGTAATGCCATCATGCAGAAAGCGCTTTAAGCACAACAGAAAGGAGCAAGGAGTACAGGCAACATCCCATCATTCAAGTCACATTTTGCTCAAGACGCAACATTATTTGGCATGAAAGAAATTCATTTATTAAACTAAGGAACTGTACTGAGCCCATtgattttaacaaattaaagaAGTTATTTTAAGTTTATAGCCAAAATGAAGCATCCTGTCCTGATGTCCACTCTGCAATGGCTGCAACAGGAAGAACACATGAACCTTCAGCATCTTTAGaatgaggggggtggggggtgtttcaATTTTAAATACAGGGTTTTTGTGAAATTTCATCCGCTTTAAAATTTAGAAAAGGCCCTGCAGCAACTTGAATAAGCTCCCTACTAAAGGAACTTTCTATGTATGACCTCTTATTAACAGAGagggattaaaaaagaaaaaccatgaACAGAATTAAGtctttattcaaataaaagcattttaaataattttaaaaagcaccAGATTCACAGTGATGTGTTCAATGGTTTGGTTCACAAATGAGCGTCAACAAAACGGCTTCAGTTTAAATGACATCATATAACAACGAATAACGAGACTCAGGAAATAAGCCTCAGTGATGGAACCCCTACTTTCAGCATACCGTGCTTCTGTGTGTTTAATCTAAATTATTctttaaaacataaattttCCTCCAGGCAGAGGCTAGTTTCCATTCAAATAGTATAAAAGCAACTAGGAAAGACTGTATGACTGGTTATCATTTACAGAGAAAACCAGTTATTGTCCAAGTTGAAATAAACGAAGACAACATCGACtatgaaaacagatgaaaaacaatCCGACTATGCAATTTTTAAGCATCTGGAAGATAATTTTCATACTGCAAGgggaaaagtaaaataaaaaggctGCCTGGaaggtcatgaaaaatatttcaaaattctAAAACATCAAAGCATGTCAGAAGTTGTGAAAATTACAGAGATTTTAATTGAATTGGCTAAAATGTGCAAGAACGCTGGCATAGTCCTTTGGCAAAACCACTGACCGACACTTTCTAGAATGAAAGTTTGCTAACAGGAGCCATTAAAATCCTGATTGTCCACAGATATATCACAAAGTGTGCAAACAGCAAACTCAGGTGATGATAGTAGCTCCAGAAAAAATAATGCAGTCtatcaaataaatatacaaGTAATTGtccttttctgacattttttatatatctAAAAATTGTGATTCGACAGTCTTGGAAAGCTTGACAtggcaaattattttatttctgttgatCGCCTCTGGATGATGGGAATTTGTATTCAGCACAACAAAAAGGTCGCATGTAGGGAACAATGATGGGATAAAACTCCTTAAAACATTCcaccatgattttttttttctatcgtCACTGAAATGGCACAAagttaaaaacactgaaaaaaggCATCCCATAGTTTTTGGTTTTAAGGCGGGGCTACATTAGGCCTGGGAGGGAGAGGGCATTTTCCCGGGAATTCTGCTGTGAATTAAATCCTGTTTCCCTCCGGTTCAACCCGTCCCATCCACTCGTCCATCCTCCTCTGCTGCCTATTTCAAACGTTCAATGAGTTCCTGTGTGAGGCCCAGGTTGAGCAGCTGCATGGTGGGGAGTGACGTCAGGTGGGGGAAGGCCTTAAGGAGCTTCTCCCAACAGAGCTCCAGCAGGCTGGGCACAGCCAACCAGATCTTAAACAAAGAGCCAGTCCTCCTGTTCTCATGGATGTTCACCACGCCACCGTGGATGTACATACAGCCAGCCTGGGGATGAAGGGAAGAGAGAGGGATTTAAACTTTATATACAGCAGATAATTTCTTTATAAAATTATGTCAGAGCTTGACCTATTTTGGAATTAGATCAACAGAAAAAGGGGTTGTCTGTAGCACATACATGGATTTCAAGGGTTGCATTAGATAACTAGATTACTAACTACTTTTATTAATACATAAAATTAACATAGACATGAAACAACAGTAGAGATCATTGATTATGGATGTAAATTGTGAATGTTTTACTAACTGGGGTGACAGCAGCACAGTGGAAGTAAGCTGGCTCAGGCATTACTGCTGGTAGTTTGTTCCACTGAAATGTCTGAAGGTTGATCTTCCACAGATCAGCTAGTATCAGTTCCCCATTGTAGCCTCCACAGATAAAAACATCTAGAACAGAGAAATATTTACAATGAGATGCTCAAACAGCTACACAGTAATAGTGACAGCAGAAAGGGAGTTCAACTCAGTGCTCAAAGTTCAATGTGTGGCTATCACCAGTTCAGCATCAACAGATGATACTGGCTGCATTATTAAAAAGCACTCACCATTTCGTATTTGTACACAGCTATGACACCTCCTAGGAGCAGGATATCCTGtcaaaaaaaacagacattctTGAAAGGTGTGAAGGAGAACAACAGAGGTTTGGAAAATAATAACGTGTAGAAATACAAACCTATTTTGTCATGAGGTTTAGTTGTAATCTCCTCCCAGGAATTAGTCTCAAGATTGTAAG encodes:
- the cax1 gene encoding cation/H+ exchanger protein 1, with product MSHKKLQHISGDVSNQRSRSVADCLENCDPDQHQRFPREQPQSDWSSIGSRRPELSSAELSSPDASVHHFYHYTPKCFLTIHKGRSTLARSTPSQCGDEVWHEGTTKTTIRAVNEVEAHREANNYKFGFRKWKGNVTERPIEDRSDIIKELYSDFTIIKHREGSLLTFGNIVYVFLFGWWISFIYLLVCPVMFLSILGIPYGKLCLKMAWYFIWPFGKSLEKAGDVHKRSTLRHPRCEIIPEEQKDDQEGKDPIRNQDSDPLLKFSPVPIELPIPETPARKTSNHWCHISTYVWLLLGYPVLAGVHCLACILSWMLVFTIPVAKMNARTLTTIFLLAPEDIQIHRLEKTRGYESRVILCCYQASNVYYYKYTVQGINIFALNLLPLVLITLIIGYTDHGNNFSTETKFATAITSIIPLSYYIGMGIASISAQSNFAVGAVVNATFGSITEMAFYITALLRGQQAATKCYEEVVKAALTGTLLGCILFIPGICMIIGGIKHREQRFNVRSAGVSSALLFISVGGVFAPTLFSKTFGNLVCESCTNIPGNASVPFICKDCHYETSQADPHLILSQTEPLVYTISVLLPAAYLIGLIFTLKTHSHIYDIHISDDPAGLVHSQQAPVSASASQPPGEVPAGRLLEANSCINARIIATDQPVATGHHVVHWSRRRALAVLIVATVLMACCADLSTENIEPLLNHSSISQYFIGVTLLAMVPELPEIVNGILFALQNNISLSLEVGSCIAVQVCMIQIPLLVLFNAFYDVGFVLVFSDIHLWASIFSVILVNYIFMDGKCDYFQGTALVVVYLILLALYFFAPSPHSC